The following coding sequences lie in one Notolabrus celidotus isolate fNotCel1 chromosome 20, fNotCel1.pri, whole genome shotgun sequence genomic window:
- the LOC117832034 gene encoding alpha-1-antitrypsin homolog, whose protein sequence is MHGILRSCALTALLLAAAWADHKLSSPNADFAFALYKSLNAKTAAGQNIFYSPLGISTVLSMVSTGAKGATHCQLVTSLGYSALNQTQVNEEYKRLFDSLGHSQENLQLDVGNAAAVRSGFNPREEFLNDVKQYYSGEIFTVDFDNSTEAAAEINRFIANKTQDKITDMVKDLDPDMAMMLINYVYFKGLWENPFDCAYTRKAEFHVDKTTKVQVDMMGKTSSYKTYWDRENQATVVMLPYKGPASMMIVLPNEDKMKDVEGYINKDSIRHWKNSLSMNYVNLQLPKFSISADAALENTLKELGITTAFEETADFSGISEEFKLKISKASHKAVLSVNEMGTEAAAVSTMEFTFTSLPPSVRINRPFLVFILEKSTGSILFMGKINNPTAPQDAQNCEEPTVPSFDY, encoded by the exons ATGCATGGTATCCTCAGAAGCTGTGCACTTACTGCACTGCTGCTGGCTGCAGCCTGGGCAGACCACAAGCTGTCCTCCCCTAATGCTGACTTTGCATTTGCTCTCTACAAAAGTCTGAATGCAAAGACTGCTGCTGGACAGAACATCTTCTACTCACCACTGGGCATCTCCACCGTGCTTTCAATGGTGTCTACAGGGGCCAAAGGTGCAACCCACTGCCAGTTGGTCACCAGCTTGGGCTACAGTGCCTTAAACCAGACCCAGGTCAATGAAGAATACAAACGTCTCTTTGACAGCCTTGGACACAGCCAGGAGAATCTTCAGTTGGATGTTGGCAATGCTGCTGCTGTCCGCTCTGGCTTCAATCCTCGAGAGGAGTTCTTGAATGATGTTAAGCAGTACTACTCTGGTGAGATCTTCACTGTTGACTTTGACAATTCCACTGAGGCTGCAGCAGAGATCAACCGATTTATTGCAAATAAAACCCAGGACAAGATCACAGATATGGTGAAGGACCTGGATCCTGATATGGCTATGATGCTGATCAACTATGTCTACTTTAAGG GTTTGTGGGAGAACCCATTTGACTGTGCTTACACAAGAAAGGCAGAGTTCCACGTGGACAAGACCACCAAAGTTCAAGTGGACATGATGGGAAAAACAAGCAGCTACAAGACCTACTGGGACAGAGAGAACCAAGCCACTGTCGTCATGCTGCCATATAAGGGCCCGGCCTCCATGATGATTGTCTTGCCTAATGAAGACAAGATGAAGGACGTGGAGGGCTACATCAATAAGGACTCCATCAGACACTGGAAAAACTCACTCTCCATGAA CTATGTAAACCTGCAACTGCCAAAATTTTCCATCTCTGCTGATGCTGCTCTGGAGAACACCTTAAAAGAATTGGGCATTACCACCGCCTTTGAGGAAACAGCTGATTTCTCTGGCATATCTGAGGAGTTCAAGCTCAAAATCTCAAAG GCATCCCACAAGGCTGTTCTTAGTGTCAATGAGATGGGGACAGAGGCTGCAGCCGTCAGCACCATGGAATTCACATTCACCAGTTTGCCCCCCTCTGTAAGAATTAACAGACCCTTCTTGGTTTTCATTTTGGAGAAGTCCACCGGAAGCATCCTATTCATGGGCAAGATCAACAACCCCACAGCCCCACAAGATGCTCAGAATTGTGAAGAGCCAACTGTCCCATCTTTTGATTATTGA
- the LOC117832035 gene encoding heparan sulfate glucosamine 3-O-sulfotransferase 6-like, with translation MGCSGCRVRFNFGKVLSKVSVFFTMVLIFTYFFYCLTGFCDSAPRTLYTQQGLDYDILDDNRRVLDDLRPPARLLPDAPSLRNQTAASVDAEQVDAPGQLPILNAEESAQISGIPVSNTFGTKRFPQAIIIGVKKGGTRALLEFLRIHPDVRAVGAEPHFFDRFYDRGLEWYRTLMPRTLDGQITMEKTPSYFVTKEAPGRVCTMNCQTKLIVVVRDPVTRAVSDYTQTLSKNPGLPSFQNLALKNSSTGLIDTTWSAVRIGLYAKHLENWLQHFPLSHFLFVSGERLVSDPAGEMGRVQDFLGLKRVVSDKHFYFNQTKGFPCLKKPEGSSRPRCLGKSKGRPHPQIPSEVLQRLRDFYRPFNHHFYQMSGQDFGWD, from the exons ATGGGATGTAGTGGATGCAGAGTTAGGTTCAACTTCGGCAAGGTGCTCTCCAAAGTCTCCGTGTTCTTTACCATGGTCCTGATCTTCACCTACTTCTTCTACTGCCTCACTGGATTCTGCGATTCCGCTCCGAGGACTTTATACACCCAGCAAGGTTTGGACTATGACATTTTGGACGATAATCGCCGCGTCCTGGACGACCTGCGACCTCCGGCGCGTCTCCTCCCCGACGCACCCTCGCTTCGGAACCAGACAGCAGCATCCGTGGACGCAGAACAGGTGGACGCGCCCGGGCAGCTGCCTATTCTTAACGCCGAGGAGAGCGCCCAGATCAGCGGCATCCCTGTGTCCAACACTTTTGGGACCAAAAGGTTTCCGCAGGCGATTATAATCGGCGTGAAGAAAGGAGGGACCCGCGCTCTGCTGGAGTTTCTCCGCATCCACCCGGACGTGAGAGCGGTGGGAGCAGAGCCTCACTTCTTCGATAGATTTTATGACAGAGGACTGGAGTGGTACAG GACCCTGATGCCTCGGACACTTGATGGCCAAATAACCATGGAGAAGACCCCCAGCTACTTCGTCACAAAGGAGGCTCCGGGCCGTGTCTGCACCATGAACTGCCAAACCAAGCTCATTGTGGTGGTCAGGGACCCTGTGACAAGGGCTGTATCTGACTACACTCAGACTCTGTCCAAAAACCCGGGTCTTCCATCTTTTCAAAACCTGGCTTTGAAAAACTCCTCCACAGGTCTGATTGACACCACGTGGAGCGCTGTTCGTATCGGCCTCTATGCCAAGCACCTGGAGAACTGGCTCCAGCACTTCCCCTTGtctcattttctgtttgtcagCGGTGAGCGGCTTGTGTCTGATCCGGCTGGGGAGATGGGTCGTGTGCAGGATTTCTTGGGCCTGAAACGGGTTGTTTCAGACAAACACTTCTACTTCAACCAGACCAAAGGCTTCCCCTGCTTGAAGAAGCCTGAGGGGAGCAGCAGGCCTCGCTGTCTTGGAAAGTCTAAAGGCAGACCCCATCCTCAGATTCCCTCTGAGGTcctgcagagactcagagactttTACAGGCCCTTTAACCACCACTTTTACCAGATGAGCGGACAAGACTTTGGCTGGGACTGA